The Thermotoga caldifontis AZM44c09 genomic interval CTACGTGAAGGCGCCAAAAGGAAAGATCGACAAACCCTTCCAGGAGCTCAAGGCGTTCCACAAGACGAAGAACCTCTCACCGAATGAAGAGGAGAGAATAGTGCTCGAAATACCCGTCAGGGACCTGGCAAGCTTCGATGGTGAGAGATGGATCGTCGAAAATGGAGAGTACGAACTGCGTGTGGGTGCCTCTTCGAGAGACATTCGCCTGAAGGGTCAACTGTTTCTGAAGGAGAGAATTTACGAACTGTGACCAAACGGTGCGATCGTGTCCAGGATTCCCCCCTTGTGGGGGATTTTTCTTTGAGCTGTTCCTGAAAGGACAGGTCAAATTCAGTTAACTGAACCGTGATGAAACCACGTGTCTTCGAACCTGTAAAGACGATAGAATACATTTGAAAGCCTTCACGAGACGGAGGTGTGACTCGTGAGATTTTCGCAACTTTACGCACCGACGGTCAAGGAAGCCCCTGCGGACGCAGAGGTGGTGAGCCATGCGCTCCTTCACCGTGCGGGGTTCATCAGGAAGGCGGCCGCAGGGGTCTACACGTACTTACCGCTGGCGAAGAGGACTCTTTCCAAGATAGAGAAGATCATCAGAGAAGAGATGGACAGAATAGGGGCTCAGGAGATCACGATGCCGATCATTCATCCTGCCGAACTGTGGCAGATGACCGGACGCTGGGACGATTACGGTGAAGAGATGATGAAGTTGAAGGACAGGCACGGTAGAAGTTTCGCGCTCGGTCCCACGCACGAGGAGATGGTGACGTTCCTCGTCAAGGACGAGGTGCGTTCTTACAAACAGCTCCCTCTGTTCCTCTACCAGATAGGTCCCAAATACCGCGACGAGATCAGACCGAGGTTTGGATTGCTGCGCGCGAGAGAATTCATCATGAAGGACGGTTACAGCTTTCACGACAGCGAAGAATCTCTCGACGAAGCGTACAGAGCCTGCAGCAACGCGTACGGCAGGATCGCGGAGAGGATCGGTCTGAAATACATGGTCATAGAGGCTGCGAGTGGTGCGATCGGGGGCAGCCAATCGCACGAGTTCGTCAGTTTCGCGCAGGTTGGGGAAACGAACCTGCTCAAATGCGATGGCTGTGGCTACGCCTCGAGCGACGAGCAGGCACCGTACAGGGGAGAGTACGAAAAGATGGAAGAGGAAGAGAAACCGTTGCAGCTGGTCCACACACCGAACGTGCGTACGGTCCAGCAGGTGGCGGACTTTCTGTCCGTCGAACCGAAGAGGATCGTCAAATCGTTGCTGTTCGTCGGCAGGAACGGCTTCGTGATGGCGCTCGTACAGGGAGACAGGGAACTGAACGTGGAGAAGCTGAAGGTCTTCATGAAAGACCAATCTCTGAGGCTCGCCACTCCGGACGAGGTTCTGGAGAAGTTCAAAGTACCCATAGGCTTCATCGGGCCCATC includes:
- a CDS encoding proline--tRNA ligase; this encodes MRFSQLYAPTVKEAPADAEVVSHALLHRAGFIRKAAAGVYTYLPLAKRTLSKIEKIIREEMDRIGAQEITMPIIHPAELWQMTGRWDDYGEEMMKLKDRHGRSFALGPTHEEMVTFLVKDEVRSYKQLPLFLYQIGPKYRDEIRPRFGLLRAREFIMKDGYSFHDSEESLDEAYRACSNAYGRIAERIGLKYMVIEAASGAIGGSQSHEFVSFAQVGETNLLKCDGCGYASSDEQAPYRGEYEKMEEEEKPLQLVHTPNVRTVQQVADFLSVEPKRIVKSLLFVGRNGFVMALVQGDRELNVEKLKVFMKDQSLRLATPDEVLEKFKVPIGFIGPIGVDVPIVADHGVKYLKNVVVGGMKEDHHYVNANVGRDFVPNYYTDLVLTTENDPCPVCGKPLRAMKGIELGHVFKLGTKYSQSMQAYYMDREGNLKPFIMGCYGWGVSRTMAAVVEQLNDEDGIIWPRSIAPYEVIVTVVSTNDESQRRFAEQLYREMNGKGIEVLLDDREISPGMKFKDADLIGFPLRITVGKSLQEGFVELKLRNEKTQNKVEAEVSKIVQVAMKMLDSYDPQRGR